A portion of the Halobacillus ihumii genome contains these proteins:
- a CDS encoding tyrosine-protein phosphatase: protein MIDIHSHILPGVDDGAQSIEESIKMAQAAVADGIHTIIATPHHQNGTYNNYKNNITIQVAELNRHLSDYEIPLTVLPGQETRIHGDMLEGLRNDEILTLNKTGNYVFVEFPSDTVPRYASKLLFDMQVEGYQPIIVHPERNRHIIQHPDTLYNLVKKGAYTQITAASLSGRFGKNIQKFTHKLIEANLTHLIASDAHNTTSRGFCMKDAYRELRKNYGQSMVYLFAENAEYVAEGQALASEVPQHVKKKKFLGLL from the coding sequence TTGATTGATATCCACAGCCATATACTCCCCGGTGTTGATGACGGTGCTCAGTCCATTGAAGAAAGCATCAAGATGGCCCAAGCAGCAGTAGCTGACGGCATACATACGATTATCGCTACACCTCACCACCAGAACGGGACCTACAATAACTACAAGAACAACATCACGATCCAAGTGGCTGAGCTCAATCGACATTTGTCAGATTATGAGATTCCATTAACCGTCTTACCAGGACAAGAAACACGAATCCATGGAGACATGTTAGAGGGACTCAGAAACGATGAAATCCTCACATTAAACAAAACAGGAAACTACGTTTTTGTCGAATTTCCCTCGGATACCGTTCCGAGATATGCTAGTAAACTATTATTCGACATGCAAGTTGAAGGTTATCAGCCCATTATCGTCCACCCTGAACGAAATCGACATATTATCCAGCATCCTGACACACTCTACAACCTAGTTAAAAAAGGTGCATACACTCAGATCACAGCAGCCAGCCTAAGCGGACGTTTCGGAAAGAACATCCAGAAATTCACTCACAAATTAATCGAAGCGAACTTGACCCACCTTATTGCATCTGATGCTCATAACACCACTTCAAGAGGGTTTTGTATGAAGGATGCCTATAGGGAGTTACGAAAAAACTATGGTCAGTCCATGGTTTATTTATTTGCGGAAAATGCGGAGTATGTTGCTGAAGGACAAGCTCTTGCTTCGGAAGTACCCCAGCATGTGAAAAAGAAGAAATTTTTAGGGTTACTTTAA
- a CDS encoding tyrosine-protein phosphatase: MIDIHTHILPSVDEGPSTMEHSIKMTEKAVKDGIQTVVAAPHHNNGSHVNDKNTILTQVRELNRELEERDIPLTVLPGQETRAYEDLGQAFQKDEILTVNERDYVLIELPRDHVPGYLNTLLFNMQVEGYQPIIVHPERNEQIIEQPNLLYSLVKNGAFVQITAGSLLGKHGSKVKKLSHQLIDANLVHLVASGAQKHQELNLKDGYREIKKHYDQSMVYYFSENAQYVVEGQALATAPPQRVKKKKVLGIF; the protein is encoded by the coding sequence ATGATAGATATTCACACTCATATTCTTCCAAGCGTTGACGAGGGACCTTCGACGATGGAACATAGTATAAAAATGACAGAGAAAGCCGTAAAGGATGGGATACAGACAGTCGTAGCGGCTCCGCATCATAACAATGGGAGTCATGTTAATGATAAGAACACTATTCTGACTCAAGTCAGGGAATTGAATCGGGAATTAGAGGAACGCGATATTCCGCTGACGGTTCTACCCGGACAGGAAACACGCGCATATGAAGATCTAGGGCAGGCGTTCCAGAAAGACGAGATCTTAACCGTCAATGAACGGGATTATGTATTGATCGAACTGCCTCGCGACCACGTGCCGGGATACTTGAATACCCTCTTATTCAACATGCAGGTAGAAGGGTATCAGCCAATTATCGTGCATCCCGAACGGAACGAACAAATCATCGAGCAGCCGAACCTGCTCTATTCCCTCGTAAAAAATGGGGCATTTGTTCAAATTACAGCTGGCAGCTTACTAGGGAAGCACGGCAGTAAAGTCAAGAAGTTATCCCATCAATTGATCGATGCAAACTTAGTGCACCTGGTTGCGTCAGGTGCACAGAAGCACCAAGAACTTAATCTCAAGGATGGCTACCGGGAGATTAAAAAGCACTACGATCAATCGATGGTCTACTACTTCTCGGAAAATGCACAGTATGTTGTGGAGGGCCAGGCCTTAGCAACCGCACCCCCGCAGAGAGTGAAAAAGAAAAAGGTATTAGGGATCTTCTAA
- a CDS encoding helix-turn-helix domain-containing protein, producing MIGEHIKEIRKKRKMTLSELAERSGFAKSYVSSIERNRQTNPTIQFLERVAKELDVSLNYLLYGETNEDFLDEGWKNLIQEAQRLGVSKEKFREYLKRNQDMEG from the coding sequence GTGATTGGTGAACACATCAAAGAAATTAGGAAAAAGAGGAAGATGACTCTTTCCGAACTAGCAGAGCGGTCGGGATTCGCCAAATCTTATGTAAGCTCAATAGAACGAAACAGACAAACGAACCCTACTATTCAGTTTTTAGAGAGGGTCGCTAAAGAACTTGATGTATCCCTCAATTATCTGCTTTATGGGGAAACGAATGAAGACTTCCTTGATGAAGGTTGGAAAAATTTAATCCAAGAGGCACAGAGGTTGGGAGTATCGAAAGAAAAGTTTCGTGAATATTTAAAGCGGAATCAAGATATGGAAGGGTAG
- a CDS encoding helix-turn-helix domain-containing protein, giving the protein MIGSRIQQIRKDRHMSLSELADRAGVAKSYLSSIERNLQTNPSVQFLEKISKELDISINYLLHGESSGKEESLDDDWLDLVHEAMNSGISKEQFRDYLEFNKWKINQKS; this is encoded by the coding sequence ATGATCGGTAGCCGCATTCAACAAATCCGTAAAGACCGCCACATGTCCTTGTCTGAACTGGCCGATCGAGCAGGTGTAGCCAAGTCCTACCTCAGTTCTATAGAACGAAACCTGCAAACCAACCCATCCGTCCAATTTCTAGAAAAGATCTCCAAAGAACTGGACATTTCAATCAACTATTTGCTCCACGGAGAATCGTCCGGTAAAGAGGAAAGCTTAGATGACGATTGGCTTGATCTCGTCCACGAAGCTATGAATTCTGGAATCTCCAAAGAACAATTCCGCGATTATTTAGAGTTTAATAAATGGAAAATTAACCAAAAGTCATAA
- a CDS encoding HPP family protein has protein sequence MSDELVERFELAFNQIHQHLKEMNRFPKNDNFAELLNHSKDRGVIREFYDVLRQYAKLRNAIVHERVRDGYYIASPHVEVVEELEHIKQTLDQPPLGLDVATRPVMFFYEETELLHVVEAFRKHGVSQFPIYRDGAFVGLLTDAGIVRWLGESVDAGAVAVDQVTVGDVLQHEKVHNVEFVSETASVFELEDLFESSHGDREKLKAVMITEGGDRDGKLLGIVTLLDLIMMDGG, from the coding sequence ATGAGTGATGAGTTAGTGGAGCGATTTGAGCTGGCATTTAATCAGATTCATCAGCATTTGAAGGAGATGAATCGTTTTCCCAAGAACGATAATTTCGCAGAGCTGTTGAATCATTCGAAGGATCGCGGTGTGATTCGGGAATTCTATGATGTGCTGCGGCAGTATGCGAAACTGCGGAATGCGATTGTGCATGAACGTGTGCGTGATGGATATTACATTGCATCCCCTCATGTAGAGGTTGTAGAGGAGCTTGAGCATATTAAACAAACGCTTGATCAACCACCGCTCGGACTTGATGTAGCAACGCGTCCGGTGATGTTCTTCTATGAAGAAACAGAGCTGCTTCATGTGGTTGAAGCGTTTCGGAAGCATGGAGTATCACAGTTCCCGATCTATCGGGATGGAGCATTTGTAGGACTGTTGACAGATGCCGGGATCGTGCGTTGGCTTGGAGAATCGGTTGATGCTGGAGCTGTTGCAGTCGATCAAGTGACGGTTGGAGATGTGCTGCAGCACGAGAAGGTGCATAATGTGGAGTTTGTTTCAGAGACGGCGTCGGTGTTTGAGCTAGAAGACTTGTTTGAGTCGAGTCATGGGGATCGTGAGAAGCTGAAGGCTGTGATGATCACGGAGGGCGGCGATCGTGATGGGAAGCTGCTCGGGATTGTGACGCTGCTTGATTTGATAATGATGGATGGAGGGTGA
- a CDS encoding DUF3231 family protein: MTIDRTIKLTSVELSQLWSAYLNDTVAICKIEYYLRTVEDGQIKELLSVALQQSEAHIKRLRTFFNGDHYPVPKGFSKEEDVHVNAPTLFSDVYILNWLNQFGKLGLNAYSVSVSVVAREDVQNYFSECLSQSNEMIKMSNELLLSKGLYMHPPHLPIPNGIDFVQSQQFLAGWFGDVRPLTSLEITNLYGNIQRNALGIVTMQGFAQTAQSKETGRLLKRGKQIAEKHVEVFSSIMRKDDLPAPMTWSSEVTSSTTNVFSDKLMLYKSSILTGISMGYYGISMAAVQRRDLGVQYARLMAEIAKFAEDGANLLIKNGWMEEPPRAADRDELANTYAVRDVY, translated from the coding sequence ATGACTATAGATCGAACTATCAAACTGACGTCTGTCGAGCTTTCCCAGCTTTGGTCAGCTTATCTAAACGATACAGTTGCTATATGTAAAATCGAATATTATCTCAGAACAGTTGAAGATGGCCAAATCAAGGAACTTTTATCTGTTGCTTTACAGCAGTCAGAAGCACATATTAAGAGGTTGAGGACTTTTTTTAATGGAGACCATTATCCGGTTCCAAAAGGGTTTAGTAAAGAAGAAGATGTACATGTGAATGCACCAACTCTGTTTTCCGATGTGTACATATTAAATTGGTTAAACCAGTTTGGGAAACTGGGTTTGAATGCCTATAGTGTCAGTGTAAGCGTTGTAGCTAGAGAAGATGTTCAAAACTATTTCAGCGAATGTCTGTCTCAATCGAACGAAATGATTAAAATGAGCAATGAGCTTCTGCTTTCCAAGGGTCTGTACATGCATCCACCTCATCTGCCTATACCTAATGGGATCGATTTTGTACAATCCCAACAATTTCTTGCTGGCTGGTTTGGTGATGTTCGTCCGTTAACCTCACTTGAAATTACAAACCTGTACGGAAATATTCAGCGAAATGCCCTTGGAATTGTAACCATGCAGGGGTTTGCTCAAACTGCGCAGTCAAAGGAAACGGGGCGTCTTTTGAAGCGGGGAAAACAAATTGCAGAGAAACACGTTGAGGTATTCAGCTCTATTATGCGTAAGGATGACCTGCCTGCTCCCATGACCTGGAGTTCTGAGGTTACAAGTTCAACGACAAACGTTTTTTCAGACAAATTAATGTTGTATAAATCGTCCATTCTGACAGGCATTAGCATGGGGTATTACGGGATTAGTATGGCTGCTGTACAGCGGCGTGATTTAGGCGTTCAGTATGCCAGATTGATGGCGGAAATTGCTAAATTCGCTGAAGATGGTGCTAACCTTTTGATCAAAAATGGGTGGATGGAAGAGCCTCCTCGTGCTGCTGACCGTGATGAATTAGCTAATACGTATGCGGTTCGTGATGTCTACTAA
- a CDS encoding MerR family transcriptional regulator codes for MPMKVKEVAELVGISIRTLHHYDNIGLLSPEATTEAGYRLYSNQDLETLQQILFFRELDFPLKKIKEIITNPEFNQQEALRLHQKMLLEKRRRLDGMIRTVEKTIQQQKGEIHMTNKDKFEGFDFTRNPYEKEARERWGDEAVDQSNEKFHKMSQQEKDHMSRQMDTIYRKLSSLRHDSPDSDTAQTAIKEWYFFLNDSINNNDLMKFKGIGQLYIDDERFTNNIDQYGEGLAAFMRDAMALFADRHSK; via the coding sequence ATGCCGATGAAAGTGAAAGAAGTTGCCGAACTCGTGGGGATCAGTATCCGCACCCTTCATCATTACGACAACATCGGTCTGCTGTCGCCGGAAGCTACGACCGAAGCAGGCTACCGGCTCTACTCCAATCAGGATTTGGAAACGCTGCAGCAGATTTTATTTTTTCGAGAGCTTGATTTTCCTTTGAAAAAAATTAAGGAGATCATCACAAATCCGGAGTTTAACCAGCAGGAAGCGCTTCGGCTGCATCAGAAAATGCTGCTTGAGAAACGTCGCCGTCTCGACGGAATGATTCGCACGGTAGAGAAGACGATCCAACAACAGAAAGGAGAGATTCATATGACGAACAAAGATAAATTTGAAGGCTTTGATTTCACCCGCAACCCTTATGAAAAAGAGGCTCGCGAGCGCTGGGGCGATGAAGCTGTCGATCAGTCGAATGAGAAATTCCACAAGATGTCCCAGCAGGAAAAAGACCACATGTCGAGACAAATGGATACGATTTATCGCAAATTGTCCAGTCTGCGTCACGACTCCCCAGATTCAGATACAGCTCAAACGGCTATTAAAGAATGGTACTTTTTCCTGAACGATAGCATCAACAATAACGATCTCATGAAATTCAAAGGAATCGGCCAGCTTTATATCGATGACGAGCGGTTTACGAACAATATCGACCAGTATGGAGAAGGCCTGGCTGCGTTTATGCGTGACGCGATGGCCCTGTTCGCCGATCGGCATAGTAAATAA
- a CDS encoding DUF4260 domain-containing protein: MNKRLLHIEGLIMLVTSIYFYAQTGYSWWMFVLLLLSPDLSALGYLYNHKLGAYLYNSFHTYTPPLLLILIANTFQPKSIMLSLGLIWIAHIAMDRMFGYGLKEPTNSKTTHLQKIS; this comes from the coding sequence GTGAACAAACGATTATTACATATAGAAGGACTTATCATGCTAGTCACTTCTATCTATTTCTATGCTCAAACAGGCTACAGTTGGTGGATGTTCGTTCTATTACTGTTATCACCTGACCTCTCAGCACTCGGCTACCTGTATAACCATAAACTAGGAGCTTACCTATACAATTCCTTCCACACTTATACACCACCGCTGCTCCTCATCCTCATTGCAAACACCTTCCAGCCAAAATCAATCATGCTCAGTCTGGGGCTGATTTGGATAGCCCACATTGCCATGGATCGCATGTTTGGATATGGATTGAAAGAACCAACAAACTCGAAGACCACTCATTTACAAAAAATTTCATAA
- a CDS encoding YetF domain-containing protein, with translation MGIWELVLRIAVSFIVLFCLARIVGRKEISQMTFFNFISAIAIGTIAGSLAVSQDLSIRNGVIALAGWATFTLLMGVLDIKSKSIRKVTNGDPIIVIKDGQVSVDALRKTRLDMDTLRVMLRQQHNVFKIEDVDYAIFETNGKLSVLKKGLQQPLTKGDMNRAPTPNVYPVAAEVISDGTVNTKNLSKLHLDENWLAQQLQQAGVNSPADVFYAEVQQDGTLHVDKGNTLH, from the coding sequence ATGGGAATTTGGGAATTAGTTCTGCGGATTGCTGTATCATTCATCGTATTATTTTGTCTGGCTCGAATAGTCGGCCGAAAAGAAATCAGCCAGATGACATTTTTTAATTTTATTTCAGCCATTGCGATTGGTACGATTGCTGGAAGTCTTGCTGTTAGCCAGGATTTAAGTATCCGTAATGGAGTGATTGCCTTGGCAGGGTGGGCGACCTTCACACTGCTCATGGGCGTTCTGGATATTAAATCTAAGTCGATTCGTAAAGTCACGAACGGGGATCCGATCATAGTCATAAAAGACGGCCAAGTGTCAGTAGACGCACTTCGCAAGACACGGTTAGATATGGATACTTTACGAGTGATGTTAAGACAGCAACATAACGTTTTTAAAATAGAAGATGTCGACTATGCTATTTTTGAAACAAATGGAAAGCTTTCTGTTTTGAAAAAAGGCCTTCAACAGCCGCTGACCAAAGGCGATATGAACCGTGCACCAACACCTAATGTGTACCCGGTGGCTGCTGAAGTGATCTCTGACGGTACGGTGAATACCAAAAACTTATCGAAGCTGCATCTTGATGAAAATTGGCTGGCTCAACAACTGCAACAAGCAGGAGTGAATTCCCCAGCCGATGTATTTTACGCAGAAGTCCAACAAGACGGCACCCTGCACGTAGATAAAGGCAACACCCTTCATTAA
- a CDS encoding spore coat protein, with amino-acid sequence MPNMDEMTDQVIAGDLLIASKSAIKDYAAAIAECATPEVRKTLHRHLDDAILQHEHVSMYMIDNGYYDPYDLQNQISMDQQNAQKSMTQK; translated from the coding sequence ATGCCAAACATGGATGAGATGACAGATCAGGTCATTGCCGGTGACCTGTTAATTGCATCAAAATCGGCCATTAAAGATTATGCCGCGGCCATAGCTGAATGTGCGACACCAGAAGTAAGAAAGACGCTGCACAGGCATCTTGATGACGCCATCTTACAACATGAACACGTATCAATGTATATGATTGATAACGGATATTACGATCCCTATGATTTGCAAAATCAAATTTCGATGGATCAGCAAAATGCCCAAAAGTCAATGACACAAAAATAA
- a CDS encoding YndM family protein produces the protein MKHIKALLIKFVMVTAVLWIVLGGFYDVSFGDILTTSVLLTVGAYLIGDLFILPKLGNTAATIADFGLVLMGTWVLGAILFEADVPLGTASLISAVLIAVGEMIFHRYMEKSILPNQSSNTKDERNFSHQGNLQTEFGSDVDIKPTAKKPKETDEEE, from the coding sequence ATGAAGCATATTAAAGCATTACTCATAAAGTTTGTCATGGTTACAGCCGTGCTATGGATCGTTTTAGGAGGTTTTTATGATGTTTCATTTGGCGACATCTTAACCACCAGTGTTTTATTAACCGTTGGTGCCTACCTCATAGGGGATTTGTTTATTCTTCCCAAACTGGGTAACACCGCAGCAACGATAGCTGATTTTGGGCTCGTACTGATGGGCACGTGGGTCCTTGGAGCTATCCTATTCGAGGCAGATGTCCCATTAGGAACCGCTTCGCTTATATCTGCTGTCTTGATCGCAGTTGGAGAAATGATTTTCCACCGCTATATGGAGAAAAGTATTTTACCAAATCAATCCTCTAACACGAAAGATGAGAGGAATTTTTCCCATCAAGGAAACCTGCAGACTGAATTTGGCTCAGATGTGGATATCAAACCAACCGCCAAGAAACCAAAAGAAACAGACGAAGAAGAGTAG
- a CDS encoding NAD(P)/FAD-dependent oxidoreductase, whose amino-acid sequence MEKYDAIVVGGGLAGLASGVQLAAKGKRVLLLEAAGVVGGRTSSYDIEGMNVESGFHRYIGFYSHLPLLLRKVGIKLSDILTWEEKVHVRMNNGKPLVLGLAPVHGMVKTIQGFIGNQDYLSVKDKLSLLPFFIKGMMDYLTRPKQLDSFNIKDYAFKHGVTPDAFHQLIVPLSSGIYFLPPDRYSAYVFFGLFAPGIPKFYKMRIGAFLGGMTEIMCQPMADWIEQKGGEVRVNTKVDSLIYEDHQVKGVRLSNGESIYANHTILATTLHASKPLLEQHFKEEEWFKPIGNLPMMPAVCMQIELSEPAYPVDITTFAPLTCMASFAEQSRTTFQQSKGRLSIILSPPEKFLEKKPEETLKEVLLDAQKIGLDLKDKIIDYRQINHVYDFHSLEPGHQQLRPTQKTPVDGLILAGDYTKQPYFSTMEGAAYSGIKAARLIR is encoded by the coding sequence ATGGAGAAGTATGATGCGATTGTCGTCGGAGGCGGGTTGGCCGGGCTTGCGAGCGGGGTTCAGTTGGCCGCGAAAGGAAAGCGCGTCCTTTTACTTGAAGCAGCAGGGGTGGTCGGAGGACGAACTTCGTCTTATGACATAGAAGGGATGAACGTAGAATCGGGGTTTCATCGGTACATAGGATTTTATTCCCATTTGCCCCTTTTACTTAGAAAAGTAGGAATCAAGCTTTCTGACATTCTTACTTGGGAAGAAAAAGTACACGTCCGTATGAATAACGGAAAGCCGTTGGTGTTAGGACTTGCCCCTGTACACGGGATGGTTAAAACGATACAAGGGTTTATTGGCAATCAAGACTATTTGTCGGTTAAGGACAAGCTTTCCCTGCTTCCTTTCTTTATAAAAGGAATGATGGATTATCTAACCAGGCCTAAACAACTGGACTCGTTCAATATTAAAGACTATGCCTTTAAACATGGGGTCACTCCAGATGCTTTCCATCAGCTGATTGTTCCTTTGAGTTCAGGCATTTATTTTCTGCCGCCTGACCGTTACTCTGCCTATGTGTTTTTTGGACTGTTTGCTCCGGGCATACCTAAATTTTATAAAATGAGAATCGGTGCTTTTCTCGGAGGGATGACAGAAATAATGTGTCAACCGATGGCAGATTGGATTGAGCAGAAGGGTGGCGAGGTCAGGGTCAATACAAAGGTGGATTCCCTTATTTACGAAGATCACCAAGTTAAAGGGGTACGATTAAGCAACGGTGAAAGCATTTACGCCAACCATACGATCTTGGCGACCACGTTACATGCTTCAAAGCCATTATTAGAGCAGCATTTCAAAGAAGAAGAATGGTTTAAACCGATCGGAAACCTGCCCATGATGCCAGCTGTGTGTATGCAGATTGAGTTAAGCGAGCCCGCCTATCCAGTGGATATCACCACATTCGCCCCTTTGACATGCATGGCTAGTTTTGCTGAGCAGTCCAGAACGACATTCCAGCAATCAAAAGGCCGCTTATCAATCATTCTTTCGCCTCCTGAGAAATTTTTAGAAAAGAAACCTGAGGAAACGCTGAAGGAGGTTCTACTCGATGCGCAGAAAATTGGGTTAGACCTCAAGGATAAAATCATCGACTATCGACAAATCAATCATGTCTATGATTTCCATAGCCTTGAGCCAGGCCATCAACAGTTAAGGCCCACTCAAAAGACGCCTGTCGACGGACTCATCTTAGCTGGTGATTACACGAAGCAGCCCTATTTTTCGACGATGGAAGGCGCTGCGTATTCAGGAATCAAAGCGGCAAGACTTATAAGATAA
- a CDS encoding spore germination protein, with product MKKELGIGESFDAIHLDLNYAGRDMGMFLIDGFAKDKILHYLMKLLAGLDPEQLDAEPLTKLMKTYLPYIEISTEDDLDKTVFWVLSGATALFVDGIDKVIIIDARTYPVRSPSEPDLERVTRGPRDGFVETVVFNTALTRRRVRDPSLRMEYMSIGRRSQTDICVSYIKDIADPHIVDKIKSSLKKIDTDGLPLGEKTVEEFLCGRGWNPYPTVRYTERPDTAAIHLYEGHVLVIVDGSPSVLITPATFWHHLHHVEEYRQRPIVGAYFRIVRFLAIWMSVFLLPLWFFFASNQHLLPEALSFIGPKETILIPLLIQLILVEIGMDMLRMATIHTPSSMATALGLVSAVIIGQIAVAVGLFTNEVILYISFVAIGTFATPSYEFALANRIYRLCLLFATAAFGLVGFVIGLTLWIVSLARIKSFNIPYLWPFIPFNYRAIRDVFLRAPMPLKNRRPSAFHPRDPDR from the coding sequence ATGAAAAAAGAGCTTGGGATCGGCGAAAGTTTCGATGCGATCCATCTGGACTTGAACTATGCCGGGCGCGATATGGGCATGTTTTTAATTGATGGTTTTGCGAAGGACAAAATCCTCCATTACCTCATGAAGCTGCTTGCTGGGCTTGACCCTGAACAGCTTGATGCTGAACCGTTAACGAAATTGATGAAAACCTATCTTCCGTACATAGAGATTAGTACAGAGGATGATTTGGATAAAACCGTATTCTGGGTACTAAGTGGCGCGACAGCGCTCTTTGTAGATGGCATTGATAAAGTTATTATTATTGACGCGAGGACGTATCCAGTCAGGAGCCCGTCCGAGCCTGATTTAGAACGCGTAACACGCGGGCCCCGGGACGGTTTTGTCGAGACGGTAGTCTTTAATACAGCTCTGACACGCCGGCGTGTACGCGATCCTTCCCTGAGGATGGAGTACATGTCGATCGGGAGACGATCGCAAACCGATATTTGTGTGTCGTACATTAAGGATATCGCCGACCCTCACATTGTTGACAAAATTAAGAGTTCGCTTAAAAAAATTGATACAGATGGACTTCCGCTCGGTGAGAAAACGGTGGAGGAATTTCTATGCGGACGAGGCTGGAACCCTTATCCGACGGTGCGTTACACCGAGCGTCCGGATACGGCAGCCATCCATTTGTACGAAGGTCATGTGCTTGTCATTGTGGACGGGTCACCGAGTGTGCTAATTACACCGGCAACCTTTTGGCACCATCTGCACCACGTGGAAGAATATCGGCAGCGTCCGATCGTCGGAGCCTACTTCCGTATCGTCCGGTTTCTGGCGATCTGGATGTCGGTCTTCCTGCTGCCGCTCTGGTTCTTCTTTGCTTCGAACCAGCATTTACTGCCCGAAGCGTTAAGTTTTATCGGACCGAAAGAAACGATACTGATCCCATTGCTGATTCAGCTCATACTTGTCGAGATCGGGATGGATATGTTGAGGATGGCAACGATTCATACGCCATCCTCGATGGCCACCGCCCTCGGTCTCGTCTCGGCAGTTATTATCGGGCAGATTGCCGTAGCTGTTGGGCTGTTTACCAATGAAGTCATCTTGTACATTTCATTTGTGGCGATTGGTACATTTGCAACGCCGTCCTATGAATTCGCGTTGGCGAACAGGATCTATCGACTCTGTCTGCTGTTTGCAACGGCCGCCTTTGGCTTAGTGGGATTTGTGATCGGTCTTACTCTGTGGATCGTCTCGCTTGCCCGCATCAAGTCATTCAACATTCCTTACCTGTGGCCGTTCATTCCGTTCAACTATCGGGCGATTAGAGATGTATTTTTAAGAGCTCCGATGCCACTGAAAAATAGACGTCCAAGTGCTTTCCATCCGAGAGATCCAGACCGTTAA
- a CDS encoding YjcZ family sporulation protein, which translates to MSYGYGGGFALLVVLFILLIIVGASAFGGGYGGF; encoded by the coding sequence ATGAGTTACGGATATGGTGGAGGATTTGCATTGCTTGTAGTCCTTTTCATTCTACTAATCATCGTTGGAGCTAGTGCCTTCGGTGGTGGGTACGGTGGTTTTTAA
- the kduD gene encoding 2-dehydro-3-deoxy-D-gluconate 5-dehydrogenase KduD, translating into MNNYFDLQGKTALVTGGNKGVGKAVSLGLAEAGADILIVSRSGAPDELIKEIEGKGRRCEVIRHDLSQVDQINELVSKSLDLYGKIDILVNNAGVQRRADSVDFSQEDWDFVQDVNAKAVFFLCQAFGRKMLEHGYGKIINLSSLLSFQGGLRVPAYAASKGAVAMFTKSLSNEWASKGVNVNAVAPGYIATEMNEALIADEQRSKEILDRIPAGRWGNPEDLAGAVVFLATRAADYIHGEVLVVDGGWMGR; encoded by the coding sequence ATGAACAATTACTTTGACTTACAAGGAAAAACAGCCTTAGTAACCGGGGGCAATAAAGGTGTAGGGAAAGCCGTATCTTTAGGTCTGGCCGAAGCAGGAGCAGACATCTTAATTGTCAGCCGCTCCGGAGCTCCCGACGAACTCATCAAGGAAATTGAAGGAAAAGGAAGACGCTGTGAAGTGATTCGACACGATCTATCTCAAGTCGATCAGATTAATGAATTAGTCTCTAAATCGCTCGACCTGTATGGAAAAATTGACATCTTAGTTAATAATGCAGGGGTCCAGAGAAGAGCCGATTCCGTTGATTTCAGCCAGGAAGATTGGGATTTTGTTCAAGACGTCAACGCGAAGGCTGTTTTTTTCCTGTGCCAGGCATTTGGCAGGAAGATGTTAGAACATGGCTATGGGAAGATTATTAATCTATCTTCACTTCTGTCATTTCAGGGCGGTTTAAGAGTGCCTGCCTACGCAGCCAGTAAAGGGGCTGTGGCTATGTTTACGAAATCTCTTTCCAATGAATGGGCGAGCAAAGGCGTTAACGTGAATGCCGTGGCGCCAGGCTACATTGCTACAGAAATGAACGAGGCCCTCATTGCAGATGAACAACGAAGTAAAGAAATTTTAGATCGAATCCCTGCTGGACGATGGGGAAATCCCGAAGATTTAGCGGGGGCCGTAGTCTTTTTAGCAACAAGAGCAGCAGACTATATCCATGGAGAAGTACTCGTCGTAGATGGAGGCTGGATGGGAAGATAA
- a CDS encoding YjcZ family sporulation protein, with protein MSYGNGFGGGFALLVVLFILLIIVGASAFGGGYGGF; from the coding sequence ATGAGTTACGGAAATGGATTTGGTGGAGGATTTGCATTGCTTGTAGTCCTTTTCATTCTACTAATTATCGTTGGAGCGAGTGCCTTCGGCGGCGGTTACGGTGGTTTTTAA